Proteins encoded by one window of Amaranthus tricolor cultivar Red isolate AtriRed21 chromosome 4, ASM2621246v1, whole genome shotgun sequence:
- the LOC130810891 gene encoding uncharacterized mitochondrial protein AtMg00820-like, whose amino-acid sequence MIEYHALSTNHYHIAKTYDTYDKPRVYNEASLNPNWIKAIQDEIQALDDKKIWEVVDLPKEKKAIGSKWVYKLKFRFDGSLKRFKARLVAKGFNQKHGIDYEETFSPVVKMPTVRCMLAIAASHRWTIH is encoded by the coding sequence ATGATTGAGTATCATGCTCTTAGCACAAATCATTATCATATAGCAAAGACCTATGATACCTATGATAAGCCAAGGGTTTATAATGAGGCCAGTCTTAATCCTAATTGGATCAAAGCTATACAAGATGAGATCCAAGCTTTAGATGATAAAAAGATATGGGAAGTTGTTGATTTACCCAAAGAAAAAAAGGCCATAGGATCAAAATGGGTGTACAAACTCAAGTTTAGGTTTGATGGATCCTTAAAGAGGTTTAAAGCTAGATTGGTTGCTAAAGGATTCAACCAAAAGCATGGAATAGATTATGAAGAGACTTTCTCTCCTGTGGTTAAGATGCCTACTGTGAGATGCATGCTAGCCATTGCAGCTAGTCATAGATGGACTATCCATTAA